The DNA window AGAATGTGGTTCAAATCAAATGTACTCTACAAGGGAAATTGTGAATTTACTACGTAAACTTGCAAGTGAAGTGAATAAGGTCTTTATAGCTACCGATCCCGATGTAGAGGGTGAAAAGATAGGCTATGATATTTTTGTCTCCATCAACCCATACTGTGATGATATCGAGAGGCTCGAATTTCACGAAGTAACTCGAAAAGCTTTGAGAAGAGCTTTTGAGCAACCCAGAGAAGTAAAGTTACCTCTTGTTCAGGCACAGGTAGTTAGGAGGATTGAGGATCGGTGGATCGGTTTTGAACTCAGTAAAAAACTATGGGAGAGGTTCAAAAAGATGAACCTCTCCGCAGGAAGAGTTCAAACACCAGTCCTCGGCTGGGTTATAAGCAGGACAGCGGAAGTTAAACATAAAATCCCCATAGCCATCACCCGCTTAGAAAATAACTTCTCAATAATTCTTGAAGAGCCATTCGATGGTAAGGAGCTCATCAGGAAATTCAAAGCGGGCGAACTCATAGCCTCGATCGATGATGTCACATTCCGTGAGGAACAGGTTTATCCACCACCACCATACACCACAGACAGCATGCTTAGAGATGCTGCCCACAAACTCAGATTCCCTGTAGGCTATACGATGAACCTTGCGCAGACCCTTTTTGAATCAGGCCTCATAACTTATCACAGAACTGATGCAACTACTGTATCGACAACGGGTATGGATGTGGCTAAACGCTATGTAGATGAAAATTACCCCGGAATGTTCAAGCCAAGAGAGTATAGAACGGATGGAGCACACGAATGTATTAGACCTACAAAACCCATAGATGCTAAACAATTATACTTCTACCTTTTCTCGGGTGTAATAAGAGTCCCCGAGAAGTTGGTGAATGATCATATAAAGCTATATGAGATGATCTTCAAGCGTTTCATCGCGAGCCAGATGAAAGAGGCAAGGGTGGAGATCGAAGAGTTAACGTTCAAGCTCGATGGAATCGAGCTTAAGCAAAGAAGGGCCATTAGGATCCTTGAGGAGGGCTTTTTGAAGGTAAATCCCATAGTTAGAGTTAAAAGTGAAGTTAAACCGGGAAGGTATAAAGTCCTAGAGTTTAAAGTGAGGTATAAACCTGCAGCAGAACCGTATCGTGAAGGCGATATAGTAGCTTTAATGAAGGAGAGGGGGATAGGTAGACCGAGTACCTATTCTAAGATAATCAATGTGCTACTTAAAAGA is part of the Nitrososphaerales archaeon genome and encodes:
- the rgy gene encoding reverse gyrase; protein product: MSPIFENKLQKEVASVMLELSKVVPVSKEIIEKIRKADETDIELDGFEGHVQKLLKKARKVLAYIMENIDVEKLAKRVDIDVKIENGEFVLVIPDVDGYIQASGRASRFYAAGISRGVSIMIVDDEKSFHSLCRRIRLITDEEFEEYDLDKALEEFKIVSKDREIIKKIRMGEFSVETIDIIKSVLVIVESPTKAKSIAYFFGKPAKRIMNNFTVYEVASEQFILTIIASGGHIFDLTTEGGYHGVIKENGEYIPVYTDIRRCNKCGEQFTDRDACPECGSNQMYSTREIVNLLRKLASEVNKVFIATDPDVEGEKIGYDIFVSINPYCDDIERLEFHEVTRKALRRAFEQPREVKLPLVQAQVVRRIEDRWIGFELSKKLWERFKKMNLSAGRVQTPVLGWVISRTAEVKHKIPIAITRLENNFSIILEEPFDGKELIRKFKAGELIASIDDVTFREEQVYPPPPYTTDSMLRDAAHKLRFPVGYTMNLAQTLFESGLITYHRTDATTVSTTGMDVAKRYVDENYPGMFKPREYRTDGAHECIRPTKPIDAKQLYFYLFSGVIRVPEKLVNDHIKLYEMIFKRFIASQMKEARVEIEELTFKLDGIELKQRRAIRILEEGFLKVNPIVRVKSEVKPGRYKVLEFKVRYKPAAEPYREGDIVALMKERGIGRPSTYSKIINVLLKRGYIVNRDGFIFNTKFGKNVYDYLAENYKTFISEELTRNLERAIDAIESGQAKYLEILQSIENDVKNITAN